The Malus sylvestris chromosome 3, drMalSylv7.2, whole genome shotgun sequence genomic sequence TCGTGAGAGGATTCTTCCAATTGCAGATTTGATCAAGCCATTTTCCTACTGCAATCAACCCGCTTAAAACTCCCATTATTCGGAAAAAATTGGCCTTGCTTCTTCTCATGCTCCACATATGTGAATCAACATCCAGCATATACTCCACAACCTCTTTCCTCAGGGGAGGCTCAGACCGGTTCAGCCTCATCGAGACAATCTGCATAGCCTGGTGCCTCAAGCTATCGAGCTGAAGCACGGACAATGGATGAATGTAGTGCATTTTTGGCAACAGGGGATGCGAATACATATACAACATATTAATCAAAGATGAGCATGTAAACCTCACTGCCAGCTGAatttcacccattttcttcacCCCAGATGGTTGTAGGACCAGAAGAGGATACGAATGCGTGTAAACCCTGTCAGCTTCAAGTGTAGATAGCCGAATTCTCACTTTGCCAATTCTTGAATCCTTTCCCCCTTTATCACTTCCATGTCCATGTATATGACCATTGTCAAAAACCCCAATTGTAATCACAGTACACGGGTCGAAAACCTCCCAGATGTACTGCTCATTCCACTTAGGATTGAAGCTGTCCACGATTGTCCTTGTTCGAACCCATTTCCTCCCGTATTTTGCTACGCAATAAGCATCTGTGGTACCTCGGccatcttttgttttcattgGCATCAGACCAACGGCACTTATAACCCCTACCTCAAAAATCCCAATGCTTGACTTCCACAACTGCCTTGCTGTTGGCCTGAGATCACTACTGTAGTGTGTTGATTCATCCAGGACATGGTACCCGCCATCCAAACAAATCCGTAAATGAATCCTGCTCGCAAATTTGACCTCCCTCTTCTGTTCCCCGTCTACGATCATATGCTTCTCAAGATTATACCACCTAGTGTGCACAGGTTTATGGTCTAACCTCCTCTGCACATTCTGTAAAGGAATCACACACCTTCCCAAGATGTCATCTTTGCCAGATCCCACTCTATCTTCCACAGTCAGATACAACGGCTCCTCAAACGGTTCAGCAGCAACAAACATCAAATCCTCATTCCACATTGGGTTAATACTTTTGCTCTGTGATATTCTAGTCCTCAATACCTGATTTCCACAGATAACCTTCACAAAAACTTCCGGATACCTACTCTTGTCATTTGGTAGCAAGTCCTGAGCTTCAATAACATTAACCCTCACATACCAAAGCTTGGGGGAGAGGTATACCTTCGATCGAATGTTCTTAACACCCTCAGGCCCAACTGTTGCAGCATCAGAATGCCATGCATCAGGAAATGCCTCGTCTGCTTGAGTTCCCATCCAAACTGCCAGCATCAGCTCTCCCTTGACCTTATCCCCCTTCCTGTCCTCCAGCCTATACCATTGTGGTGCCAATGGGCTATCTGGTGGTTCGCGTTTCGGGATATCAATGAGATCCATCATAATCCTGCCCATGAAATCATCCAGCACAACATCCTTATCTTTCACCACAACTTCCAAAACTGAAGCTTGAAGACGTTCTTtggagaaagcaaacacctgaTTCCATTCAGGGTTAGACTTCTTCTCGAAATGCTTAGTAACTCCCTTATAGTTTCCGAGTTTTACTTCAACATAGGGATCAGAACTACCAGTGACATCTTTTGCAGGCAAATCCTTTGCTTTCACCACGTGAACGTAAAGGTATTGCATCCGTTCTACAAGGTCATAGGTGCATGAGAGCTTGTCGCCCGTGATAGAGCCCGCGCCAATGTTTGGCGAGGTCTCTTTCAGAGCGAAATCTTGAGACGGTGGAGGCTTCTGCATTTTCTAGTTTGTGGGAATAGAAAGAGAAGCTACTCCTTAAACACCAAACCCAGGTACACAAACAAATCGAATTCGATTTGCAGAGATGCTATTAAAGCAAGTGAAACCTCAAAAGATTTCCAACACCAGCAATCAATTCCTTCCTAAAGATGCATAATTTTTCTGTAAAATGGAACAGAAATTATCTCAAAGGTAAAAGAGATAACTTCACCAAGAACTTCAAAAGAAAGAAATCCTGAAGAACTTCTTGACACCCTGCAGATTCAAAGAATCAATGTATTACTCTTCCATAAAGTAACCCTCTTTTGGTTTCTTTAAgaagaaagtagagagagagagagagagagagagattcaaagGAACTTCAGAGCAACCAGCACATATATTCTATTCAATCAATACATTTTCTGAGCAACCAACCATATTGACTTCACAGTACAAAAAACCAAATCAGAGAGtactaaaagaagaaaaataatcaaaGGTAGCTTTATATGAACAACTCACAGATCCAGTGCAGAAACCCCATCAAGTCAAAGACAACAAGTAAGCTCAAATTTCAAGGAAACTTGCACATTAACTTCAACTAATCACACCTAAAGAAAAAATGGGTTTTCAACAACTCGTAAAAAAAACCAACTTCTAGAAAATCTTAAAAGCAAGCAAGCATTCATTGTTCATCTTCACAAGCAAATTaagtgacctacaaaaaaagaagaaaaaatgggaACAAGAAAACTATACAAGTAATGCCAACTTATTAGAGTTACACACTGACCTGAGGTAGCTAAAAGTGCTTTTCTTCAACGTGCTTCCATGGAAAGTcttcaaatttaagaaaaacaaaaatgggAAAATTCAGTTtgtaagaaagaagaaaaaagggcagctgaagagagtgaagAATTTGTGGGGCTGAGATCTGAGAGAAAGACTGAGTCTTCTCTCATAAAGAGCATGGACAGTAAGAAACCTATGAGTGCCAACTTTTCACAtttgtttttacaaattttttattttattttttagttcttATTGTCTTGTGTAAGAGAGGGCATTGCACATgcgaaacaaaatttgatgcatcaagtattataaaataattagttagaaatttttttttttaaatatctaaTCGATTAGTTTGTGACACTTATTGCACCGAACCGTGTTTTATGTACCCTTAGAAATTTTCTTTACACGTGCTAGAAGATTATGGACAGTTTTGGCATCATCTGGTCTTGGATTAGTGTTCCTCGGTGATATGAGAAAATTTGTCTCTTTTATTACAGTTTTGGCATCATCTGGTCTTGGATTAGTGTTCCTCGGTGATATGAGAAAATTTGtctcttttattttatatgtttCTTGGTTTCCTCACCATGTGGGTTGGTTTGGTAATGAATTGAGCTTTTGGTCTTGCATTTGTAATATTTTAACATAAACAACGTGTAGAAACTCTTAAGATTTTTATGCGAAGGTGCACGCATCTTCCATAACTCCTAACATCGTAGTATTGAAGAATAGAATTTCATATCGGTATTTGATAAagtaatacatatatatatatatatatatatatatatatatatatataagagatttcgtttttaatatcatcaatatttttaattaaaaggtgaaaattaaaaaataatatatcaaatcatgCAAGCTAGGAGAATTCGAAGGATTTTTAGCCTTAATCGCAAATGTAAATTAATTTAGTCACAAAATTACAAGCGTACAACAAACTATTTTATAGAGTAAGTAAAAAGTTTCAATCACTTGATTGCCAGTTTTAGACATTAccaatggttttttttttttaatttcattataCAATGATGTTCtaccaaaaagaaaagtgaCATTTGTCATACAATC encodes the following:
- the LOC126616132 gene encoding FT-interacting protein 3-like, yielding MQKPPPSQDFALKETSPNIGAGSITGDKLSCTYDLVERMQYLYVHVVKAKDLPAKDVTGSSDPYVEVKLGNYKGVTKHFEKKSNPEWNQVFAFSKERLQASVLEVVVKDKDVVLDDFMGRIMMDLIDIPKREPPDSPLAPQWYRLEDRKGDKVKGELMLAVWMGTQADEAFPDAWHSDAATVGPEGVKNIRSKVYLSPKLWYVRVNVIEAQDLLPNDKSRYPEVFVKVICGNQVLRTRISQSKSINPMWNEDLMFVAAEPFEEPLYLTVEDRVGSGKDDILGRCVIPLQNVQRRLDHKPVHTRWYNLEKHMIVDGEQKREVKFASRIHLRICLDGGYHVLDESTHYSSDLRPTARQLWKSSIGIFEVGVISAVGLMPMKTKDGRGTTDAYCVAKYGRKWVRTRTIVDSFNPKWNEQYIWEVFDPCTVITIGVFDNGHIHGHGSDKGGKDSRIGKVRIRLSTLEADRVYTHSYPLLVLQPSGVKKMGEIQLAVRFTCSSLINMLYMYSHPLLPKMHYIHPLSVLQLDSLRHQAMQIVSMRLNRSEPPLRKEVVEYMLDVDSHMWSMRRSKANFFRIMGVLSGLIAVGKWLDQICNWKNPLTTILIHILFIILVLYPELILPTIFLYLFLIGIWNFRRRPRHPPHMDIRLSHADAAHPDELDEEFDTFPTTRPSDIVRMRYDRLRSIAGRVQTVVGDLATQGERFQSLLSWRDPRATTLFVTFCLIAAIVLYVTPFQVVALLAGIYMLRHPKFRQKLPSVPLNFFRRLPARSDSML